The following are from one region of the Rosistilla carotiformis genome:
- a CDS encoding Nif3-like dinuclear metal center hexameric protein: MPLQIEHVCQSLAAVAPLRLAESWDNVGLLIGDRRRDCRRVMTCLTITPDVVAEATDQQVDLIVAHHPLPFKPIARLTTDSTASGMVLELAAHRIAVYSAHTAFDSARRGINQQLAEGLQLTDIAPLQTDPADTSETPDGSGRYGRVAATTLEQIMRRAADFLKLPNVRYVGDPDAAVTKVALACGSGGSFLDAARRKGCDCMLTGESNFHGCLEAQSQGIGLILVGHYASERFAMEQLADHLIQEHDELTVWASRSESDPLRQFSL; this comes from the coding sequence ATGCCGCTCCAGATCGAACACGTCTGCCAGTCGCTGGCCGCGGTCGCTCCGCTGCGACTGGCCGAATCGTGGGACAACGTGGGGCTGTTGATCGGCGATCGCCGACGCGATTGCCGGCGCGTGATGACCTGCTTGACGATCACCCCCGACGTCGTTGCCGAAGCGACCGACCAACAGGTCGATCTGATCGTCGCGCACCATCCATTGCCCTTCAAACCGATCGCTCGGCTGACCACCGACTCGACGGCCAGCGGAATGGTGCTGGAACTGGCGGCCCATCGGATCGCCGTCTACAGCGCCCACACAGCGTTTGATTCGGCCCGGCGTGGGATCAACCAACAATTGGCCGAAGGCTTGCAGTTGACCGACATCGCTCCTCTGCAAACCGATCCGGCCGACACTTCGGAGACGCCCGACGGGAGTGGTCGTTATGGCCGCGTGGCAGCGACGACGCTGGAACAGATCATGCGTCGCGCCGCCGACTTTCTGAAACTGCCCAACGTCCGCTACGTCGGCGATCCCGACGCCGCGGTCACCAAAGTCGCCTTGGCCTGTGGCAGCGGCGGATCGTTTCTGGACGCCGCCCGCCGCAAGGGCTGCGATTGCATGCTCACCGGCGAATCCAACTTTCACGGCTGCCTAGAGGCCCAATCGCAGGGGATCGGGCTGATCCTGGTCGGGCATTACGCCAGCGAACGCTTTGCGATGGAACAACTGGCCGACCACCTGATTCAAGAGCACGACGAGCTTACCGTCTGGGCAAGCCGCAGCGAATCGGACCCATTGCGCCAGTTTTCTCTATAG
- a CDS encoding glycosyltransferase family 2 protein, giving the protein MTAPDKWLCALPVYNEVNFVDEVLDNVANYAANILVVDDGSNDGTDARLAQRTDVTVVRHPENRGYGAALTTAFEYAIDNGYDVVVTIDCDGQHQPVRIPDFVAAASQADIVSGSRYLKMSEDDDAPPEERMLINRKITQQLNRRLGLKLTDAFCGFKAYRVDALRKLRITDPGYAMPLQLWVEAALADLSVVELAVPRIYLDLSRSFGGSLDHAETRLAYYNRVLEDAITSACREGRKLPRRRELCPDA; this is encoded by the coding sequence ATGACAGCTCCAGACAAGTGGCTATGTGCCCTTCCGGTCTACAACGAAGTCAACTTTGTCGATGAAGTCCTGGATAACGTGGCCAATTACGCAGCGAATATCTTGGTCGTCGACGATGGTTCCAACGACGGCACCGACGCCCGGCTGGCCCAGCGAACCGACGTCACGGTCGTTCGGCACCCCGAAAATCGTGGCTACGGCGCGGCCCTGACCACAGCCTTTGAATACGCGATCGACAACGGGTACGACGTCGTCGTCACGATCGATTGCGACGGCCAGCACCAACCGGTGCGGATCCCCGATTTTGTCGCCGCGGCCAGCCAAGCCGACATCGTTTCGGGCAGCCGCTATCTGAAGATGTCCGAAGACGACGACGCGCCGCCGGAAGAGCGGATGTTGATCAATCGCAAGATCACTCAACAATTGAACCGTCGTCTGGGACTGAAGCTGACCGATGCGTTCTGCGGTTTCAAAGCCTATCGCGTCGACGCGTTGCGGAAGCTGCGGATCACCGATCCTGGGTATGCGATGCCGTTGCAATTGTGGGTCGAAGCGGCATTGGCCGATCTGTCGGTCGTCGAACTCGCCGTCCCGCGAATCTACTTGGATCTCAGCCGTTCGTTTGGCGGATCGTTGGACCACGCGGAAACCCGGCTGGCGTATTATAATCGTGTCCTGGAAGATGCGATTACGTCGGCCTGTCGTGAAGGTCGCAAGCTGCCCCGACGCCGAGAACTGTGCCCCGACGCGTGA
- a CDS encoding ArnT family glycosyltransferase encodes MSDSARCCSLPLRLILPLMLLALLVRGGVMAWRYDHLQQDPDAYRLLAENLANHNVYGQVDADGQARPTAFRPPGYPWLLSWFVTDGQLGSPAAAALNLAFGLATVGLVFAIGSRLQSQATGFVAAALVAIDPILLGQSTLVMTETLATMLAALIWWQFLRNEATLQPAGTSTSTLAWSLALAVGLAAGFFCRPVFIVWAAWMLLMLFLRGRRQVGRTAITIATVGLVMLLAVGGWTWRNQSVMGKPIWATTHGGYTLLLGNNPSFYEYLAEAKVGEKWDAAFFHRRWADRFSADPREPAFWTAETIDTSHAAAPLGEIDDDRLAYESAKATIHRQPQMFVASCLVRLGRLWSPMPHAGDYSNLLRYAIGSFYVALFACCLLGIWRLGRRLMSPAWMAMLLLAVALSCVHSIYWSNMRMRSLATPLIAVVAAVGILGDRQRQSSQTSPIVPLE; translated from the coding sequence ATGTCTGATTCCGCCCGCTGCTGCAGCCTGCCTCTGCGGTTGATCCTGCCGTTGATGTTGCTTGCCTTATTGGTTCGCGGTGGCGTGATGGCGTGGCGGTACGATCATTTGCAGCAGGATCCCGACGCCTACCGCTTGCTCGCGGAGAACCTTGCCAATCACAACGTCTATGGTCAAGTCGACGCCGACGGGCAAGCGCGTCCCACCGCCTTCCGGCCTCCCGGTTATCCGTGGCTGCTCTCTTGGTTCGTCACCGACGGACAACTCGGTTCGCCAGCAGCGGCCGCGCTCAATCTGGCCTTTGGTTTGGCAACGGTTGGCCTAGTCTTCGCGATCGGATCGCGGCTGCAGTCCCAGGCGACGGGCTTTGTCGCCGCGGCATTGGTTGCGATCGATCCGATCCTGCTGGGTCAATCGACGCTGGTGATGACCGAAACGCTTGCGACGATGTTGGCTGCGCTGATCTGGTGGCAGTTTCTCCGCAACGAAGCGACGCTGCAGCCTGCCGGCACCTCAACGTCAACGCTTGCCTGGTCGCTGGCACTAGCCGTCGGCTTGGCCGCGGGGTTCTTCTGCCGGCCGGTCTTTATCGTCTGGGCCGCCTGGATGTTGCTGATGCTGTTCCTGCGAGGCCGACGTCAAGTCGGACGAACGGCGATCACGATCGCAACCGTTGGATTGGTGATGCTCCTTGCCGTCGGTGGCTGGACGTGGCGGAACCAATCGGTGATGGGCAAACCGATCTGGGCGACAACGCATGGCGGATACACGCTGCTGCTGGGGAACAATCCTTCGTTTTACGAATACCTTGCTGAAGCAAAGGTCGGCGAGAAGTGGGACGCTGCATTTTTTCACCGACGGTGGGCCGATCGTTTCTCCGCCGACCCACGGGAGCCAGCCTTCTGGACCGCCGAAACGATCGACACCTCACACGCGGCGGCTCCCTTAGGTGAGATCGACGACGATCGCCTGGCCTACGAATCTGCCAAGGCGACGATTCACCGACAGCCACAAATGTTTGTCGCCAGTTGCCTGGTGCGGCTCGGCCGGTTGTGGTCGCCGATGCCTCACGCCGGCGATTACTCGAACCTGCTGCGCTACGCCATCGGCAGCTTTTATGTAGCCCTTTTCGCCTGCTGCCTGCTGGGAATCTGGCGACTCGGCCGACGCCTGATGTCACCGGCTTGGATGGCGATGCTGCTGTTAGCCGTTGCGCTCAGCTGCGTCCATTCGATCTACTGGAGCAACATGCGGATGCGGTCGCTGGCCACGCCGCTGATCGCCGTCGTGGCAGCAGTCGGAATCCTCGGCGATCGCCAGCGACAATCTTCCCAGACCTCGCCAATCGTTCCGCTGGAGTAA
- a CDS encoding MFS transporter: MSSPQTDTTRWYSGISRYQWLVLIIASAGWVFDVYEGQIFNITRGDMLSELLQGDQAAVKGWGDRFLAIFLLGGTVGGLVFGSLADRYGRRPILIVTILLYSIFSGLTYFANDIYQVGVLRFLVALGIGGEWAVAASMVAEVFPSKARAQAASIFHASSILGTWLAALAGILVATQWRNAYLLGVLPALLIVWVRASVKEPERWQQQVDQEAEQSNKHLAGSFRDLLLNPRWSGRAFGGLMLAAVGLGTFWSVTVAGQDLVKELLLRTGTAAEDVGGMAKFAYGIVQASGGGLGLLAFGPIAARFGRKPAFVGFQLLALLIVPVVCFVPQSYTQMLFILPVFGFLTLGMHAGYAIYFPELFPTHLRATGASFCFNGGRMLAVPVLLFSGWLKEQPDMQLRYAVLGLSTLFLVGVVIILMMPETRNQELPE, encoded by the coding sequence ATGTCCAGTCCTCAGACCGATACCACACGTTGGTATTCCGGGATCTCGCGCTACCAGTGGTTGGTCTTGATCATCGCATCGGCGGGCTGGGTGTTCGATGTCTATGAAGGCCAGATCTTCAACATCACCCGAGGCGATATGCTGTCGGAACTGTTGCAGGGCGACCAGGCGGCGGTCAAAGGTTGGGGGGATCGGTTTCTCGCGATCTTCTTGTTGGGAGGAACCGTCGGTGGGTTGGTCTTTGGCTCGCTGGCCGATCGCTACGGTCGGCGGCCGATCCTGATCGTCACGATCCTGCTCTATTCGATCTTTTCTGGACTAACCTATTTCGCCAACGATATCTATCAAGTTGGCGTGCTGCGATTTTTGGTCGCGCTCGGAATTGGGGGCGAATGGGCGGTGGCCGCCAGCATGGTCGCTGAGGTCTTTCCGAGCAAAGCACGGGCTCAAGCGGCCAGTATCTTCCATGCGTCGAGCATCCTGGGAACCTGGTTGGCCGCGTTGGCCGGAATCTTGGTTGCAACGCAGTGGCGGAACGCGTACCTGTTGGGGGTGCTGCCGGCGCTGCTGATCGTCTGGGTTCGGGCGAGTGTGAAAGAACCGGAGCGTTGGCAACAGCAGGTCGATCAAGAGGCGGAACAATCGAATAAACATCTCGCCGGCAGTTTTCGCGATCTGTTGCTGAACCCTCGCTGGTCGGGCCGCGCCTTTGGCGGCCTGATGCTTGCCGCTGTCGGGTTGGGGACGTTTTGGTCGGTTACGGTCGCCGGGCAGGATCTTGTCAAAGAGCTGTTGCTGCGGACCGGGACCGCGGCGGAAGACGTCGGCGGGATGGCGAAGTTCGCTTATGGGATCGTGCAGGCTTCCGGAGGCGGACTGGGGCTGCTGGCCTTTGGCCCGATCGCCGCTCGCTTCGGCCGCAAGCCCGCCTTCGTCGGCTTTCAATTGCTGGCCCTGCTGATCGTACCCGTCGTTTGTTTTGTTCCGCAGTCCTACACCCAGATGCTTTTCATTCTGCCAGTCTTCGGTTTCTTGACCCTCGGCATGCATGCCGGTTACGCGATCTACTTTCCCGAGTTGTTCCCGACGCATCTGCGAGCGACCGGTGCCAGCTTCTGCTTCAACGGCGGTCGAATGCTTGCCGTTCCAGTGCTGTTGTTTTCAGGGTGGTTAAAAGAGCAGCCCGATATGCAGCTGCGGTACGCAGTGCTGGGACTGTCGACGCTGTTCCTGGTCGGAGTGGTGATCATTCTGATGATGCCCGAAACGCGAAACCAAGAGCTTCCCGAATAG
- a CDS encoding TauD/TfdA family dioxygenase, whose protein sequence is MNIAPAPVDKQQTYGDSVFPYALVCSEPDATLAAASDWVAEHRDEILGLANQHGAVLLRDFPVENAEGFDAIIQSLRLENFPYKKSLSNAVRINRTDRVFSANEAPPEVRIYFHHEMAQTPLFPKWIMFSCEIAADQGGATPICRSDVLWERLAAECPEFAQACEQKGLTYTNVMPNDDDANSGMGRSWRSTLGVADREGAEARLRELNYSWEWLEGESLRATTPPLPAVMDLGNGRKSFFNQMIAAYCGWKDPSNDPSGAIRHADGSPLDGDAVRRAAQLAEELAFDLEWQVGDVVILDNTVTMHARSPFVGTRKVVASLAEMNTHSFAATV, encoded by the coding sequence ATGAATATCGCTCCTGCGCCGGTCGACAAACAACAGACCTACGGCGATTCGGTCTTCCCCTATGCACTTGTCTGTTCGGAGCCCGACGCGACGCTTGCCGCGGCGTCCGATTGGGTTGCGGAGCACCGCGACGAGATCCTTGGTCTTGCCAACCAGCACGGCGCCGTGCTGCTTCGCGATTTCCCGGTCGAAAATGCGGAGGGCTTCGATGCGATCATCCAGTCGCTTCGGTTAGAGAACTTCCCCTACAAGAAGTCGCTCTCCAACGCGGTTCGCATCAATCGGACCGATCGGGTTTTCTCCGCCAACGAAGCGCCACCCGAAGTGCGGATCTACTTCCACCACGAGATGGCGCAAACGCCGCTGTTCCCCAAGTGGATCATGTTCAGTTGCGAAATCGCGGCCGACCAGGGAGGTGCGACGCCGATCTGCCGCAGCGATGTGTTGTGGGAACGCTTGGCGGCGGAGTGCCCCGAATTCGCCCAAGCTTGCGAGCAGAAGGGACTCACCTATACCAACGTGATGCCCAACGATGACGATGCGAATAGCGGGATGGGACGCAGCTGGCGAAGCACGCTGGGCGTTGCCGATCGCGAGGGGGCCGAAGCGCGGCTCCGCGAGCTGAATTATTCCTGGGAGTGGCTCGAAGGGGAGAGCTTGCGAGCGACGACCCCTCCGCTGCCCGCGGTGATGGATCTCGGCAATGGTCGCAAGAGCTTCTTCAATCAAATGATCGCTGCCTATTGCGGTTGGAAGGATCCGAGCAACGATCCGTCGGGTGCGATTCGCCATGCCGACGGAAGCCCGTTGGATGGGGATGCGGTTCGCCGAGCGGCCCAGTTGGCCGAAGAGCTCGCCTTCGATTTGGAATGGCAGGTCGGCGATGTGGTCATCCTCGACAACACGGTCACGATGCACGCTCGATCGCCATTTGTCGGCACGCGTAAAGTGGTCGCGTCGCTTGCCGAAATGAACACGCATTCGTTTGCCGCCACCGTCTAG
- a CDS encoding Gfo/Idh/MocA family protein, whose protein sequence is MSDRPVRFGLIGFGAWGQHHANAITVTDGAELVAIAARSDTSVAAAKEKYPDAAVYNDYRELVAREDIDFVDVVVPSHLHHAVATAVLQAGKHLLLEKPMGVSMDECDDMIRIANQQKRLFAVGHELRLSSMWGKAKELIDEGFIGDPLYALVELSRNPYRQGADGWRYDIDRVGSWILEEPIHFFDLARWYLERSGQPERIYATANSRQPGRPELQDNFSAIMHFSGGSYAVVSQTLAAFEHHQTAKITGTKGALWASWSGAQDRTRHPTFSLRGFDGNEVVTIPIDKPTGELFELEDQVARVVQAHRSGVPLHCTAEDGRWSVAMCLAAEASVRSGNIVSIGDYIS, encoded by the coding sequence ATGAGTGATCGACCGGTGAGATTTGGGCTGATCGGATTTGGAGCCTGGGGCCAACATCATGCAAACGCGATTACCGTCACCGACGGAGCGGAACTGGTGGCGATCGCGGCTCGCAGCGACACATCGGTCGCCGCGGCGAAAGAGAAGTATCCCGACGCCGCGGTCTACAACGACTACCGCGAACTTGTCGCGCGCGAAGATATCGACTTTGTCGACGTTGTCGTCCCCAGCCACTTGCATCACGCGGTGGCAACGGCGGTCTTGCAAGCGGGCAAGCATCTGCTGTTGGAAAAACCAATGGGCGTGTCGATGGACGAATGCGATGACATGATCCGGATCGCAAACCAGCAGAAGCGATTGTTCGCCGTCGGCCACGAACTGCGATTGTCGTCGATGTGGGGCAAAGCGAAGGAACTTATCGACGAAGGCTTTATTGGCGATCCGCTGTACGCATTGGTCGAACTGTCTCGAAACCCGTATCGCCAGGGAGCCGATGGCTGGCGATATGATATCGATCGCGTTGGCAGCTGGATCCTAGAAGAACCGATCCACTTCTTCGACCTTGCCCGCTGGTATCTGGAGCGTTCGGGGCAGCCGGAGCGAATCTATGCGACCGCTAATTCGCGGCAACCGGGGCGTCCCGAACTACAGGACAACTTCAGCGCGATCATGCACTTCAGCGGCGGCAGCTATGCCGTCGTCTCGCAAACCTTGGCCGCGTTTGAACATCACCAGACCGCCAAGATCACCGGAACCAAGGGCGCGCTGTGGGCGTCGTGGTCCGGTGCCCAGGACCGCACGCGGCACCCGACCTTCTCGCTGCGCGGATTCGATGGGAACGAGGTGGTAACGATTCCGATCGACAAGCCGACCGGCGAGCTTTTCGAACTCGAAGACCAAGTCGCCCGAGTCGTCCAGGCGCATCGCAGCGGCGTGCCGTTGCACTGCACCGCCGAAGATGGCCGCTGGTCGGTCGCGATGTGCTTGGCCGCGGAAGCCTCGGTTCGCTCGGGAAACATCGTCTCAATCGGCGACTATATAAGCTGA